The following proteins come from a genomic window of Natrinema saccharevitans:
- the dps gene encoding DNA protection during starvation protein, with protein sequence MSDEKPHAAGDVDAGDTSERVGMAVLRERGLEPEELREKLVDAIGAEFTTYYYYTNLRMHLAGHEDYKEITEDARLEDRAHFELVAPRVYELGGALPNDIRDFADRASCPDAEVPTPMAGDGSFDTESLDAEGILEVLLEAERCAIRTWSEVCDMTHGKDPRTYDMASRILQEEIEHEAWFVELLSMERDGEINPAGHFVRGEPGDAPLSTNRRFNDSA encoded by the coding sequence ATGTCCGACGAGAAACCACACGCGGCAGGCGACGTCGACGCGGGAGACACGAGCGAGCGCGTCGGGATGGCGGTGCTTCGCGAACGCGGACTCGAGCCCGAGGAACTGCGCGAGAAACTGGTCGATGCGATCGGTGCCGAGTTCACGACCTACTACTACTACACCAATCTGCGGATGCATCTCGCCGGCCACGAGGATTACAAGGAGATCACCGAGGACGCCCGCCTCGAGGATCGAGCGCACTTCGAACTGGTCGCGCCGCGGGTGTACGAACTCGGCGGCGCGCTCCCCAACGACATTCGGGACTTCGCCGATCGGGCCTCCTGTCCCGACGCCGAGGTACCGACCCCGATGGCCGGCGACGGGAGCTTCGACACCGAGTCCCTCGACGCCGAGGGCATCCTCGAGGTGCTGCTCGAGGCCGAACGCTGTGCCATCCGGACGTGGTCGGAGGTCTGCGATATGACACACGGGAAAGACCCACGGACCTACGACATGGCCTCGCGCATCCTCCAGGAGGAGATCGAACACGAGGCGTGGTTCGTCGAACTCCTCTCGATGGAGCGGGACGGCGAGATCAATCCGGCGGGCCACTTCGTCCGGGGCGAGCCCGGCGACGCACCGCTCTCGACGAATCGCCGGTTCAACGACAGCGCGTAA
- a CDS encoding DUF6735 family protein, producing the protein MGHRALVAYRRPDRLYDLRYSHWGGETLDLAAAITPRTPLADGAIDGALLADSISRDRILTDHLDPRVHEALYLVAPDAGYAVDPYRVCWLEWGDGRDGGRGAIVATEPADDRAVRVWFRATKTALADVIEMGVLSRRAAQAYLEARVCEEFDGRCYSYGDAPADDPAGGYDPPLDRWLEGADGLEEADGERDADGDGTGENERDEGDGWDGEAGGDRG; encoded by the coding sequence ATGGGACATAGAGCGCTGGTCGCCTACCGGCGACCGGACCGGCTCTACGACCTGCGGTACAGTCACTGGGGCGGCGAGACCCTCGACCTCGCCGCGGCGATCACGCCGCGGACGCCGCTGGCCGACGGCGCGATCGACGGCGCGTTGCTCGCGGACTCGATCAGCCGCGACCGGATCCTGACCGATCACCTCGACCCGCGCGTCCACGAGGCGCTGTATCTGGTCGCTCCCGACGCCGGCTACGCGGTCGATCCCTATCGGGTCTGCTGGCTCGAGTGGGGCGACGGCCGCGACGGCGGCCGGGGCGCGATCGTCGCGACGGAGCCGGCCGACGACCGCGCGGTCAGGGTCTGGTTTCGCGCGACCAAGACCGCGCTGGCCGACGTCATCGAGATGGGCGTTCTCTCGCGGCGAGCCGCACAGGCCTACCTCGAGGCCCGCGTCTGCGAGGAGTTCGACGGGCGGTGCTACTCCTACGGCGACGCGCCGGCCGACGATCCCGCGGGCGGCTACGACCCGCCCCTCGACCGGTGGCTCGAGGGCGCGGACGGACTCGAGGAAGCCGACGGGGAACGCGACGCTGATGGGGACGGAACCGGCGAGAACGAGCGTGACGAGGGGGACGGGTGGGACGGCGAGGCGGGCGGTGATAGGGGCTGA
- a CDS encoding MutS-related protein, whose translation MRLEEYWGVGPKTRERLVDELGTEAAVRAIENGDVRALADAGLARGRATRILRRATGGAGMDVLATSDARSAYKELLDLAVDHAVTQRAADRIRVLTPLATREAMEDRLDDVIAARDAWAALGEADREAVLSAYERYDEREGSEYAAVEAALALLSAGVDSGPFAAIADLERDRLADAADALAALDGSRVREGADDELDRLRDALGAIEDMDANALELIEELRSEGVRDVESFRQSFEDHLLTETDVTIDRVRDAMATDAADATDFVGGTLRTLRTDLTEAVDEREDAVASDLEDTLADASEAVDRAVAAVDDIALHLSLARFALEYDCTRPVFVEGEEAAVSVVNARNLTLAARDDESVQPVTYGLGDHGVASVPDGVGSVPGEQRVAVLTGANSGGKTTLLETLCQVVLLATMGLPVPADRAEVTPVDSLVFHRRHASFNAGVLESTLKSIVPPLSTGGRTLMLVDEFEAITEPGSAADLLHGLVTLSVDREALGVFVTHLADDLEPLPPEARVDGIFAEGLNPDLELLVDYQPRFDTVGRSTPEFIVSRLVANADDRGERAGFETLAEAVGNDVVQRTLADARWTTGE comes from the coding sequence ATGCGACTCGAGGAGTACTGGGGCGTCGGCCCGAAGACGCGCGAGCGGCTGGTCGACGAACTGGGGACGGAAGCGGCGGTTCGCGCGATCGAGAACGGCGACGTCCGGGCGCTCGCCGACGCCGGGCTCGCCCGCGGGCGGGCGACGCGGATCCTCCGGCGGGCGACCGGCGGTGCCGGCATGGACGTTCTGGCGACGAGCGACGCGCGGTCGGCCTACAAGGAACTGCTGGACCTCGCGGTCGACCACGCCGTCACGCAGCGGGCCGCCGACCGCATTCGCGTGCTGACGCCGCTCGCCACCCGCGAGGCGATGGAGGACCGTCTCGACGACGTGATCGCGGCTCGCGACGCGTGGGCCGCCCTCGGCGAGGCCGACCGCGAGGCGGTCCTCTCGGCCTACGAGCGCTACGACGAACGCGAGGGCAGCGAGTACGCCGCCGTCGAGGCCGCGCTGGCGCTGCTCTCGGCCGGCGTCGACTCCGGGCCGTTCGCCGCGATCGCCGACCTCGAGCGCGACCGGCTCGCCGACGCAGCCGACGCGCTGGCGGCGCTCGACGGGAGCCGGGTCCGCGAGGGGGCCGACGACGAACTCGATCGCCTCCGGGACGCGCTGGGAGCGATCGAGGACATGGACGCGAACGCCCTCGAGCTGATCGAGGAGCTGCGCTCGGAGGGGGTTCGCGACGTCGAGAGCTTCCGCCAGTCCTTCGAGGACCACCTGCTGACCGAGACCGACGTGACGATCGATCGCGTTCGGGACGCGATGGCGACCGACGCCGCCGACGCGACGGACTTCGTCGGCGGGACGCTGCGGACCCTCCGGACCGACCTGACCGAAGCGGTCGACGAGCGCGAGGACGCCGTCGCGAGCGACCTCGAGGACACCCTCGCGGACGCCAGCGAGGCCGTCGACCGGGCCGTCGCGGCCGTCGACGACATCGCCTTGCACCTGTCGCTAGCTCGCTTCGCGCTCGAGTACGACTGTACGCGGCCGGTCTTCGTGGAGGGTGAAGAAGCCGCAGTCTCCGTCGTCAACGCGCGCAACCTCACGCTCGCGGCTCGCGACGACGAATCGGTCCAGCCGGTGACCTACGGGCTCGGCGACCACGGCGTCGCGAGCGTCCCCGACGGCGTCGGTTCGGTCCCCGGCGAGCAGCGGGTCGCGGTCCTGACCGGGGCCAACAGCGGCGGGAAGACGACGCTGCTCGAGACGCTGTGTCAGGTCGTCCTGCTGGCGACGATGGGGCTGCCCGTCCCGGCCGATCGGGCCGAGGTGACGCCCGTCGACTCGCTGGTCTTTCACCGCCGGCACGCGAGTTTCAACGCCGGCGTCCTCGAGTCCACGCTCAAGTCGATCGTCCCGCCGCTCTCGACCGGCGGGCGCACGCTGATGCTGGTCGACGAGTTCGAGGCGATCACCGAACCCGGCAGCGCCGCGGACCTGCTACACGGGCTGGTCACGCTCTCGGTCGACCGCGAGGCGCTGGGCGTCTTCGTCACCCACCTCGCGGACGACCTGGAACCGCTGCCGCCCGAGGCCCGCGTCGACGGCATCTTCGCGGAGGGGCTGAACCCCGACCTCGAGTTGCTCGTCGACTACCAGCCCCGCTTCGACACGGTGGGTCGGTCGACGCCGGAGTTCATCGTCTCGCGGCTGGTCGCCAACGCGGACGACCGCGGGGAGCGGGCCGGCTTCGAGACGCTCGCCGAGGCGGTCGGTAACGACGTCGTCCAGCGGACGCTCGCGGACGCCCGCTGGACGACCGGCGAGTGA
- a CDS encoding thiol-disulfide oxidoreductase DCC family protein — protein sequence MTDPRFTGVLLYDGDCPFCSAASTAVRQLESVGVVAWSDPAPQRFLEAQFGETPFALFLADREAETVWAGRVAATELCERAGMPALVQDIVGENYERLADAVRVVSGADREIDPYHDAYPMADDAAAMFDDLAASAGRTHAPSDSR from the coding sequence ATGACCGACCCGCGGTTCACCGGCGTGTTGCTCTACGACGGCGACTGCCCGTTCTGTTCGGCCGCCTCGACCGCCGTGCGCCAACTCGAGTCCGTCGGCGTCGTCGCGTGGTCGGACCCGGCGCCACAGCGGTTTCTCGAGGCCCAGTTCGGCGAGACGCCGTTCGCGCTCTTTTTGGCGGATCGCGAGGCCGAGACCGTCTGGGCGGGCCGTGTGGCCGCGACCGAACTCTGCGAGCGAGCGGGAATGCCGGCGCTGGTCCAAGACATCGTCGGCGAGAACTACGAGCGACTCGCTGACGCCGTGCGGGTCGTCTCGGGGGCCGACCGCGAGATCGACCCCTATCACGACGCCTATCCGATGGCCGACGACGCCGCGGCCATGTTCGACGACCTCGCAGCAAGCGCGGGTCGGACGCACGCTCCGTCCGATTCGCGCTGA
- a CDS encoding DUF7405 family protein → MDRSDRGLSRRGFVKSAVAVGGAAGLAACLQREEAEDVPQAVRSPDELPTRQHAWNEFLATDDHGNDVPPRHHLLLALEYVGDGPADVADERDQLEAAFRTLERAYKRGNEGLAFTVGYGPAYFDRFEADLEGVELPAPEPLTELEDPTLDEYDALLHLASDYGHVTLSAEEALKGELEELNGLEVEGTFEGIFEVAERRTGFIGRGLPAEKQSGVAGIPDGEPVPEDAPMFMGFKSGFRRTQASEDRVTIDEGPFAGGTTIHLSKLHLHLQQWYDQDSREQRVAKMFSPAHADEGVVEGAGHNLGDSSRVAEVAGAADEAARRQGTVGHAQKTARAREDGEPIVLRRDFDSTDDDRASLHFLSLQRSIDDFVTTRTAMTGGDLTEGSVGRRTNNGILQYLTVVNRANYLVPPRERRSLPEPTATSE, encoded by the coding sequence ATGGACAGGTCGGACCGGGGACTCTCGCGTCGCGGATTCGTCAAGAGCGCCGTCGCCGTCGGCGGGGCCGCCGGGCTCGCCGCCTGCCTCCAGCGCGAGGAAGCCGAGGACGTCCCGCAGGCCGTCCGCTCGCCCGACGAACTTCCGACCCGACAGCACGCATGGAACGAGTTCCTCGCGACGGACGACCACGGCAACGACGTGCCACCCAGACACCACCTCCTGCTGGCCCTCGAGTACGTCGGCGACGGCCCCGCCGACGTCGCCGACGAGCGCGACCAGCTCGAGGCCGCGTTCCGGACCCTCGAGCGGGCCTACAAACGGGGCAACGAGGGGCTCGCGTTCACGGTCGGCTACGGCCCCGCGTACTTCGATCGCTTCGAGGCCGACCTCGAGGGGGTCGAACTGCCCGCGCCCGAGCCGCTGACCGAGCTGGAGGATCCCACCCTCGACGAGTACGACGCGCTGTTGCATCTGGCCAGCGACTACGGCCACGTCACCTTGAGCGCCGAGGAAGCGCTGAAGGGCGAACTCGAGGAGCTGAACGGACTCGAGGTCGAGGGCACGTTCGAAGGGATCTTCGAGGTCGCCGAACGCCGGACGGGGTTCATCGGCCGCGGGCTCCCGGCCGAGAAACAGTCGGGCGTCGCCGGCATCCCCGACGGCGAGCCGGTCCCCGAGGACGCGCCGATGTTCATGGGATTCAAATCCGGCTTTCGACGCACGCAGGCCAGCGAGGACCGCGTGACGATCGACGAGGGACCGTTCGCCGGCGGAACCACGATCCACCTCTCGAAGCTCCACCTGCATCTCCAGCAGTGGTACGATCAGGACAGCCGCGAGCAACGCGTCGCCAAGATGTTCTCGCCGGCCCACGCCGACGAGGGAGTCGTCGAGGGGGCCGGTCACAACCTCGGCGACTCGAGTCGGGTGGCCGAGGTCGCCGGCGCGGCCGACGAGGCCGCCCGGCGGCAGGGGACCGTCGGCCACGCACAGAAGACAGCCCGTGCCCGCGAGGACGGCGAACCGATCGTCCTCCGGCGGGACTTCGACTCGACCGACGACGACCGGGCTAGCCTTCACTTCCTCTCGTTGCAGCGCTCGATCGACGACTTCGTGACGACTCGGACGGCGATGACGGGCGGCGACCTCACCGAGGGGTCGGTCGGCCGGCGAACGAACAACGGCATCCTCCAGTATCTCACCGTCGTGAATCGGGCGAACTACCTCGTGCCGCCTCGGGAGCGGCGGTCCCTGCCCGAGCCGACGGCGACGTCTGAGTGA
- a CDS encoding SRPBCC domain-containing protein, which yields MNQVEAFVEIDAPPDIVWDALLTFDSYPEWDPLTRTIEGVAVDATDGPERGDAFAYRPRPVGPTVVAADPPRRLAWHDRLVVPFAYDRYHEFHLEPLENGRRTRLLQRETVRGALAGLAFDEARLERAFVAINEAIATRAERRVSADSSH from the coding sequence ATGAACCAGGTCGAGGCGTTCGTCGAGATCGATGCGCCGCCAGATATCGTCTGGGACGCGCTCCTGACGTTCGACAGCTACCCGGAGTGGGACCCACTCACGCGAACGATCGAGGGCGTCGCCGTCGACGCGACTGACGGTCCCGAACGGGGCGACGCGTTCGCGTACCGCCCCCGGCCCGTCGGGCCGACGGTCGTCGCCGCCGACCCGCCGCGACGGCTCGCCTGGCACGATCGGCTCGTCGTGCCGTTCGCGTACGATCGCTACCACGAGTTCCACCTCGAGCCGCTCGAAAACGGCCGGCGAACCCGGCTGCTCCAGCGGGAGACGGTCCGGGGCGCGCTCGCCGGTCTGGCGTTCGACGAGGCGCGCCTCGAGCGGGCCTTCGTCGCGATAAACGAGGCGATCGCGACCCGCGCGGAGCGGCGAGTCTCCGCCGATAGTAGCCACTGA
- a CDS encoding tyrosine-type recombinase/integrase, translating to MNLQQHENRDDMKVWLSQNEVEQLLEAADDTQQRIAFALGARCGLRSHEVLDVAPEDIVDTDAGTMLRVWHGKGDKFRETPVPRDLATTIRTVDDVRDAPTSSSLVEITSTRSLRRWVRSAADQLHDETGDAGWDHLGFHDLRRTWATALASEDVDPLLVCDWGGWNDLETFLEHYRGSYSPEVQQRERQKVSWL from the coding sequence ATGAATCTGCAACAGCACGAGAACCGCGACGACATGAAGGTCTGGCTCAGCCAGAACGAAGTAGAACAATTGCTCGAGGCGGCCGACGATACCCAGCAGCGGATCGCGTTTGCACTTGGGGCGCGATGCGGGCTCCGCTCACACGAAGTCCTCGACGTTGCACCGGAGGACATCGTCGATACCGACGCTGGGACGATGCTCCGCGTCTGGCACGGGAAGGGTGACAAGTTTCGAGAGACGCCGGTCCCGCGAGATCTCGCGACGACCATCCGGACGGTCGACGACGTGCGCGACGCACCGACCAGCTCGTCGCTCGTCGAGATCACGAGTACACGGTCACTCCGGCGGTGGGTGCGATCGGCGGCAGATCAATTGCACGACGAGACAGGAGATGCCGGCTGGGATCACCTCGGGTTCCACGATCTCCGACGGACCTGGGCGACTGCACTTGCCTCGGAAGATGTCGACCCGCTTCTGGTGTGCGACTGGGGTGGATGGAACGACCTCGAGACCTTCCTCGAGCATTATCGGGGCAGCTACAGTCCTGAAGTGCAGCAACGAGAGCGCCAGAAAGTTAGTTGGCTCTGA
- a CDS encoding IS110 family RNA-guided transposase, translating into MFIGIDVHKRYSQIAVLDQNGEIVEEVRVENANLDDFAQQYAGSKAALEATSNYYHIHDTLSEYLDVTVANPGELKLISDSDKKTDRVDAKQLARMVRLGSIPESYVPTDEVRQARALVRGRQKLVENRTEYANKIHGLLSDHGITREVKPLSVKGREFLAELSLPAPWDALLESYLELIQVLTEQIESLEAEIEERAGSLKETQLLMTIPGVSYFTALTIYAELGEINRFDRAKEVVSYVGLNPIIRESGDSRFEGSISKRGSGRVRWLLVQASYSAVHTCKDEYLSRFYNRLARKKNSKTAIVATARKLLVSMYHMLDREEVYDPPGVSA; encoded by the coding sequence ATGTTCATCGGAATCGACGTACACAAGCGGTACTCACAAATCGCAGTATTGGACCAAAACGGTGAGATCGTCGAAGAGGTTCGCGTCGAAAACGCGAACCTCGACGACTTCGCCCAGCAGTACGCCGGGTCAAAAGCCGCGCTTGAAGCGACCAGCAACTACTACCACATCCATGACACTCTTTCAGAGTATCTGGATGTGACCGTCGCTAACCCCGGCGAATTGAAGTTGATCTCCGACTCGGACAAGAAAACTGACCGCGTTGACGCGAAACAACTCGCTCGGATGGTTCGGTTAGGATCAATTCCTGAAAGCTACGTTCCAACTGACGAGGTTCGGCAAGCCCGCGCACTTGTGCGCGGGCGCCAGAAGCTCGTCGAGAACCGGACCGAGTACGCGAACAAGATCCATGGCTTGTTGAGTGATCACGGCATCACTCGGGAGGTGAAGCCGTTGAGTGTGAAGGGACGAGAGTTCCTAGCGGAACTCTCGCTCCCGGCCCCGTGGGATGCGTTGTTGGAGTCGTATCTGGAACTCATTCAGGTGCTCACCGAACAGATTGAGTCGTTAGAAGCAGAGATCGAGGAGCGGGCTGGGTCTCTGAAGGAGACCCAGCTCCTGATGACGATTCCTGGTGTGAGTTACTTTACGGCGTTGACGATTTACGCGGAGTTGGGAGAGATAAACCGGTTTGATCGGGCCAAAGAGGTCGTAAGTTACGTTGGATTGAACCCGATAATCCGCGAGTCTGGCGACTCGCGGTTTGAGGGGAGCATCTCGAAGCGAGGATCAGGACGAGTCCGGTGGCTGCTCGTTCAAGCGTCATACTCAGCGGTACATACGTGCAAAGACGAGTACCTCAGCCGGTTCTACAACCGGTTAGCTCGAAAAAAGAACTCGAAGACAGCGATTGTAGCAACCGCCCGAAAGTTGCTGGTTTCAATGTATCACATGCTGGATCGTGAGGAGGTGTACGACCCACCAGGGGTGAGTGCCTGA
- a CDS encoding IS1595 family transposase, with the protein MIPLKTFVSERRAANLLQQVRWRDGVYCPRCRAESVIRYGSYRVFQRYRCKNCDRTFNDQTGTVFEHSAVELRKWFLAVYTYIRFNTSLRQLDVEIDVSYKTVYRRVQRFLRALDAPQPQLEGPVEIDELYVKTGLKGRERDRPSRSRGLSTRGRGSYEQDKLPVFILADRGTGDRYVIPAKAADESTIRLLLADRKEESLTVYTDGFRAYEPLDEDDAFDREYVVHGDGEYADGDVHVNTCESHGSLARSWLSPHRGVSKAKLTPYLRAFQLRRRVYRKPGKEALKTIPKTAL; encoded by the coding sequence ATGATTCCACTCAAGACGTTCGTCTCGGAGCGTCGCGCCGCGAACCTGCTCCAACAGGTTCGCTGGCGTGACGGCGTCTATTGCCCACGCTGCCGTGCCGAATCTGTGATTCGGTACGGCAGCTATCGGGTGTTTCAGCGATACCGCTGTAAGAATTGCGACCGCACGTTCAACGATCAGACCGGCACCGTCTTTGAACACTCAGCGGTCGAACTCAGGAAGTGGTTTCTCGCCGTCTACACCTACATCCGCTTCAACACCAGTCTTCGGCAGTTAGACGTAGAGATCGATGTCTCCTACAAAACAGTGTACCGGCGCGTCCAGCGCTTCCTGCGAGCGCTGGACGCGCCTCAGCCACAACTCGAAGGACCAGTCGAGATTGACGAACTGTACGTGAAAACCGGGCTCAAAGGCCGCGAGCGCGACCGTCCGTCGCGCTCGCGTGGCCTGTCCACGCGCGGAAGAGGATCGTACGAACAGGACAAGCTACCCGTGTTTATTCTGGCTGATCGCGGCACCGGCGACCGCTACGTGATCCCAGCGAAAGCCGCTGATGAATCGACGATTCGACTCCTCCTTGCTGACCGCAAAGAGGAGTCGCTCACGGTCTATACCGACGGCTTTCGAGCGTACGAACCGCTTGATGAGGACGACGCATTCGACCGCGAATACGTCGTCCACGGCGACGGCGAATACGCCGATGGAGACGTTCACGTCAATACCTGCGAGAGCCACGGATCGCTGGCGCGATCCTGGCTCTCGCCCCATCGAGGCGTCTCCAAGGCCAAGCTCACGCCGTATCTCCGAGCCTTCCAGCTCCGTCGCCGCGTGTATCGAAAACCGGGAAAAGAAGCGCTGAAAACCATCCCCAAAACTGCGCTATGA